Proteins from a single region of Deltaproteobacteria bacterium:
- a CDS encoding ABC transporter substrate-binding protein — MNIRRAARASQAVRAAILFSLIAVDRPVNAADRLIGLHSAQVLSQSMPWIAQEAGLFKKYDLDFHLVFISSSPVATAATLSGDAEIGVTGAIGNVRAFVQGSTDLVFIGGMKNFLTHNLLARPEIRRPEDLKGKKVGVGRFGGNTHYFVIQALKRLGMDASKDIQQIQTGGSPETVASLVGGNVEAAAIVAPGDFVAASKGFRYVINGIDMRIPYGATQVVTLRSLIAKRGPVIGRFMRAMAEASNIMHSDKAFVFKVMGKHMRLTDAKVLEAAYQSEIPAMERRLEIQDAALQASLDEIAPLDARAKNIKPADMIDRRYLVELEKSGLFAR, encoded by the coding sequence ATGAATATTCGACGAGCGGCGCGAGCCTCCCAAGCAGTAAGGGCGGCTATTTTGTTTAGTCTCATCGCCGTCGATCGCCCGGTCAACGCCGCCGATCGCCTGATCGGCCTGCACTCGGCGCAAGTGCTGTCACAATCGATGCCGTGGATCGCCCAGGAAGCGGGACTGTTCAAAAAGTACGATCTCGATTTCCACCTTGTTTTCATCTCATCGTCGCCGGTCGCCACCGCGGCAACGCTCAGCGGCGACGCTGAGATCGGCGTCACCGGCGCCATCGGCAACGTGCGCGCGTTCGTGCAAGGCTCAACAGACCTGGTTTTCATCGGCGGCATGAAAAACTTTCTCACCCACAATTTACTCGCGCGCCCCGAAATTCGCCGGCCGGAAGATCTGAAGGGCAAGAAGGTCGGTGTCGGCCGCTTCGGCGGCAACACCCACTACTTTGTCATCCAAGCTTTGAAGCGCCTGGGCATGGACGCCAGCAAAGATATCCAGCAGATTCAAACCGGCGGCTCACCTGAAACCGTCGCCTCCCTGGTAGGAGGCAACGTCGAAGCCGCCGCTATTGTCGCGCCGGGAGACTTCGTCGCCGCTTCGAAAGGCTTTCGCTACGTCATCAACGGCATCGACATGCGCATCCCTTATGGCGCGACTCAGGTCGTGACCCTACGCTCGCTGATCGCCAAACGGGGCCCAGTGATCGGCCGCTTCATGCGCGCCATGGCCGAGGCGTCCAACATCATGCACAGCGACAAAGCCTTCGTCTTCAAAGTCATGGGCAAACACATGCGCCTAACCGACGCCAAGGTATTGGAAGCCGCGTATCAGTCGGAGATCCCAGCGATGGAGCGTCGACTGGAGATTCAAGATGCCGCACTGCAGGCATCGCTGGATGAGATCGCGCCGCTCGATGCGCGGGCGAAAAATATCAAGCCGGCGGACATGATCGACCGGCGCTATTTAGTTGAGTTGGAGAAGAGCGGGCTGTTTGCAAGATAG
- a CDS encoding DUF309 domain-containing protein produces MEPQDDPRFLKGIDEFNRQLFFECHETLEELWLEERGEDRKFYQAIIQIAAGYYKLQQGVPVGAVKLWRTGLDKLAPYEPFFYGINVESLLHTVRGHLTQLEADPQKAAAAIDTPTIALIC; encoded by the coding sequence ATGGAACCTCAAGACGACCCGCGCTTTCTCAAAGGCATTGACGAATTTAACCGCCAGCTGTTTTTCGAGTGTCACGAGACTTTAGAAGAATTGTGGCTGGAAGAGCGTGGCGAAGATCGCAAGTTTTACCAGGCGATCATTCAGATTGCGGCGGGTTACTACAAATTGCAGCAAGGCGTGCCGGTGGGCGCGGTGAAGTTGTGGCGCACCGGGCTCGACAAGCTGGCGCCCTATGAGCCTTTTTTTTACGGTATCAATGTCGAATCTCTGCTGCACACCGTGCGCGGTCATCTAACGCAGCTCGAAGCCGATCCTCAAAAAGCAGCGGCTGCCATCGACACGCCCACCATCGCTCTGATCTGCTGA
- the rlmD gene encoding 23S rRNA (uracil(1939)-C(5))-methyltransferase RlmD, with the protein MTQTNAKTSATLDVELDIDALTYGPYGIGRLDGRALMVPHTAPGDRVLAHIIEARERYSVGELIRVITPSPLRQAAPCVYVPECGGCSWQHMLYEAQLKAKQQSVADALQRIGKLADFELRPIIASPKDHHYRRRIRLQCDERKRLGFYRSSSHQLIEIDRCVIADDRINGVIELLRPSIAQLRTQVEHVEIIHGDGTEQVKMVIGAAGDWSALDEDLCEQLVSGHSAISGLVAHGPRWRKVWGQPWITVQLTGDLAMTVDADVFTQVNPEGNRKILSALLASAAFTSDDRVLELYCGAGNFTLPIAAQAKEVVAVEGYRPAIANGKLNAQKLGLTNIDWICAAVPEALKQLRKRREQFAKIVLDPPRSGTKGLEKELAGLNATVLAYVSCNPSTLARDLAGLAKHGYKLTLVQPIDLFPHTFHVEALGLLHKE; encoded by the coding sequence ATGACGCAGACTAACGCGAAAACTTCAGCCACGCTAGACGTCGAGCTCGACATCGATGCCCTCACTTACGGCCCCTACGGTATCGGCCGGCTCGACGGCAGGGCCCTGATGGTTCCCCACACAGCCCCGGGTGACCGGGTCCTCGCGCATATCATCGAGGCGCGAGAGCGCTACTCGGTCGGCGAGCTCATTCGCGTCATCACGCCATCACCGCTGCGCCAAGCGGCGCCTTGTGTCTATGTTCCCGAATGCGGCGGCTGCTCGTGGCAGCACATGCTTTACGAGGCCCAGCTCAAAGCCAAACAACAAAGTGTCGCCGACGCATTGCAGCGCATCGGCAAATTAGCCGACTTCGAGCTCCGGCCGATTATCGCTTCGCCCAAGGACCATCACTACCGCCGCCGCATTCGCTTGCAATGCGACGAGCGCAAACGACTTGGCTTCTATCGTTCTTCGTCGCACCAACTAATAGAAATCGACCGCTGCGTGATCGCCGACGATCGGATCAACGGCGTCATTGAGCTGCTACGCCCTTCGATCGCTCAACTTCGTACCCAGGTCGAACATGTCGAGATCATCCACGGCGACGGTACGGAGCAAGTTAAAATGGTGATTGGCGCCGCGGGTGACTGGAGCGCGTTGGACGAAGATCTTTGCGAACAGCTTGTGAGCGGACACAGCGCGATCAGCGGCCTGGTTGCGCACGGTCCCCGTTGGCGCAAAGTCTGGGGCCAGCCGTGGATCACGGTGCAGCTCACCGGCGATTTGGCCATGACTGTCGATGCCGACGTCTTCACTCAGGTTAACCCGGAAGGCAATCGAAAGATTCTATCGGCCCTGCTTGCGAGCGCGGCCTTTACAAGTGACGATCGAGTCTTGGAGCTCTACTGCGGCGCCGGCAATTTCACCCTGCCGATCGCCGCGCAGGCAAAGGAAGTCGTCGCTGTTGAAGGCTATCGGCCCGCCATCGCCAACGGCAAGCTCAACGCGCAAAAGCTCGGTCTCACAAATATCGACTGGATCTGTGCGGCGGTGCCGGAAGCTCTTAAACAATTGCGCAAGCGGCGGGAACAATTTGCCAAGATCGTGCTCGACCCGCCGCGCAGCGGCACCAAGGGTTTGGAAAAAGAGCTTGCCGGGTTGAATGCGACAGTCCTTGCCTATGTTTCCTGTAACCCTTCGACCTTGGCGCGGGATCTTGCCGGTTTGGCAAAACACGGGTACAAGCTTACCTTAGTGCAACCCATCGACCTATTCCCTCACACCTTTCACGTCGAGGCGCTGGGCCTTCTGCACAAGGAGTAG